One Aegilops tauschii subsp. strangulata cultivar AL8/78 chromosome 7, Aet v6.0, whole genome shotgun sequence genomic window carries:
- the LOC141026647 gene encoding uncharacterized protein, which produces MGGVGWEAWDGKSFGIAFEKDYAARAEGNTEIFVKYTNKASCVEYCIGRFKYWLRNDDQKIVALDLDEEYTFVGVDINNDEKKLKRVGLVVQNFMDIQNMWRVPDPVTIKPKYGLADYAGSIIHHSYNKMKDAITEDDHHIWAEAPLPLKNIYYASMDVYATYDVYRPLVNF; this is translated from the exons ATGGGAGGCGTGGGGTGGGAGGCGTGGGATGGAA AGTCCTTCGGCATCGCGTTCGAGAAAGATTATGCTGCTAGGGCAGAAGGAAATACCGAAATTTTTGTGAAGTACACGAACAAGGCTAGCTGTGTTGAGTACTGCATTGGCAGATTCAAATACTGGCTGCGGAACGACGACCAGAAGATAGTTGCACTGGAT CTCGACGAGGAGTACACCTTTGTTGGGGTGGACATCAACAATGACGAGAAAAAACTCAAGCGTGTTGGTCTGGTGGTACAAAACTTTATGGATATCCAGAATATGTGGAGAGTGCCTGATCCAGTGACGATTAAGCCAAAGTATGGCTTGGCTGACTACGCTGGTTCCATCATCCACCACAGCTACAACAAGATGAAGGATGCTATCACAGAAGATGACCACCATATATGGGCAGAAGCGCCCTTGCCCTTGAAGAACATCTATTATGCTTCCATGGACGTGTATGCCACCTACGATGTATATAGGCCTTTGGTGAACTTCTAG